The genomic DNA AATAAACTGTCCTTCATCAGtcctttttattgcattttctcACTTCTTCCGGGTGCATTGTTACTGAATTTTCAGGCGGAGAAGAGGTACCAGAGCCGTGTGCAGGACATGAAGGACCGGCTTGAACAGTCGGACAGCACCAATCGCAGCCTGCAGAATTATGTTCAATTCCTCAAAGCATCCTATGCTAGCGTGTTCGGGGACACGACTCTAAGCAGCACTTCACTCCGAACGCACTCAGCCATCTGACACCCTGTACACTTCACCCCAGGGCTGAGTTGATGCGGAACACACATATACCAGTGTATATTTTCCACAGCATAGTGTGATGAGTTTACGTTCATCATCGTATTTTGATGTGGGTAAGAACCAAAGTAAGACTCGGCTCTTATGATACTTataattatttctaattatatttttttatagatctCCATATTAGAGCATTAAATGAGTGACCGTGTTCACTACTGGGTGTAGCAGCAGTGCTTAAGAAATAAATTTCCCAAACATAACTGATTTAAGTTTTAAGCATATTTAAAACATCTGATTTGTCGGGTGGTGAACCTATTGTTCTATTATCCTGTACTGTAAATTCATATATGCAATAATTTGACTATCCTTATTTAAAACCCCAAGCTGACCGGACTAGTCTTTATTCTGTTGCCTTGTGGTCACCTTCAGCCTCTGCCAAAACTATAACCCCTTTCTGACATGCAATCCTTGTCAATAATCTGACAACATCTGTATACATCGGCCTCGTCTGTATGAGGATCATAGTCAATTTTCCATTCAAAAAAATCTTACACGTAACATTTACTAGTAACTAGTAACATTTACAGATCATTGTTTGAACTGCCAAAAGTCACAAGAAGTTTAATGATAGTATAACCATGCTGTCCTGATGTAGAACCAACGATTatgattaaaaataactttaaagtaTGTGTAAAACTAATATTACACTGACACTGAGATTTAATCATGAATAACTGTTTATGGCCCAGTGTTAGCTAAACTGACTGAATTAATCTAAACACTCTGAATAAAGCCATGAGGAGTTTTAACATAAGTGACCTATGTCTAAATGACAGAAAGCCTTCAATAGACAGATGATATCTATCCCATGTCTGAAAGGGCTTAAGAAGTAATGTCTACCCTGAATGACttacatataaacaaaccaaCATCTAAactgttttgtaataaaatttttaaacttcCAACATTCATTGAGATGTTGGTCTATTTTGATTTTAAGTACCAGTTATCTCTATTACCCACAGTACCATAGTATGGTACAGGGGTTTAGCCTCTGCTTTATGACTACCTAAAGTGATTAATGCAGCAGTTCTTTAGTGTATCCAGCTCTTCCACttcatctgtacattttgctCAAACCGATCAGATTTCAAAGTTGCTGTTGTCAGTGAAATCACACTGTTAATCTCAAACTAGCTGATCTGTGGCTCTGACATAAAGCTGCATGACTGTGTTGTACGGGTGCAGTGTGTTGTAGCTGTCTCTGCTACTTATATGATGGATTTTTCATTAGTCTGATTGTGACTTGAAAATGGTTAACCAGAAAAGAAGCACTTATGGACTTTTCCCATAAGCATGGCAGATGGCTGATATCGCAACAGAAAAAGCTTAATCATGAAATTCTAAGTTCAATAGCACAGCCATCCATGACAAGAAAGGAAAATTGACCTGGCACATTTTTGGTAAAAGGGattgcatttctttttccaCTGTCACTAAACACTAGTTAACCTGTCTGTGAACTCTTTTATATGGAAGATGGCAAGTAGTGTTGATGTATCTGGTTTCTCTGTGATGTAGAATGAGCAGCAGGTTGATAAACTGTATGTAGCTGTTATGTAAAAAGGGGGGAGTTGACTGGGGATTAAGAACTGGTAAATAAGCAAGTTAGGGAggaaataaaattgttttaattttaccaACAACCAAAATACCAACAAACCAATCCAACCCATTCACTAAACACGTTacagatattttaatataaacatactCAATGTGTTTCATAGCAGAGTTTGCCTTTAATTAACTACAGTGGTTCTGTAGGGTTTAGACAAAAGATCTCATCAATCGGTGCTACCAATTTTATATTACACTGTGTGTGGAGTTCCTTGTGCACTTTTGTTGctataaaaagtaattatttatcTGTCATTATATCAGATTACATTAATGGATGCGTATTTTCCATACATatgaaatgtttacatttttattgattcATCTGATAtcaaagtaaaacttttttttaaaacagttgaAATGTGTAATGCTTTACATAACAAATGTTAGACTTGTATGTCTATAGTAAACATGGTCTGATTTGCTCTGATCACAATTATTTTTACTCAATAGAATTGAACAAAGTTTGATTTTAAAAGGAGTGTGTTTTAGCTGGTGTGTTTACCAAGCAATGGTTTACTGTCagtaaagaattatttaattgtttagcATCTAATATATCGTGCAGCCCAACCTTCAAACTTTAAACCATACCTCCCTACCTTATGTAGAGCTGTATTATACCATGTGTCCTGACACCATGCAGTTGTTACTTGTTAGATGCTACACATCATAGCTTGGTCACAACAGTCATATACAACTTCTGTGTTCAGATTTGCATCAAGCTGGGTCAAGTCAATGAAGATCCTGATCATTTTGGTGTAGATGACATCTTTCTCATGCTCATGACTTTCATTGCAGTCTGTAAAACGATCACTTTTCTCTGTAGCTTAGTCATCTTGCGGGACTGCTCACTCAGCTCCTTTTCGTATTTCTTCACCTTTAGTTGGGCCGAAAGTAGCTTTAGTTTGTACGACTTCTTAATCAGGTGTAGTTGTTTTTCACAGCGCTCACAAAACCTGTGTTCTGAGGTGTCTGGGTATGCATCCGATGTTTCTTCCTATAATTAATGAAAACATGAATAATGTCACAAGAAATTGGGTtgtttttacttatatttatttatatagtgagAATGTTAGCTGCTGTTTTGATATAGctggttaattaaaaaaaaataataataataatttttagctAGTTAGATAATTTGAGGAAGAAATGTCACTTAAATCGAAACCCAGAACCTGACAACACATTAGATATATTaggaaaatattttagaaaactTGGGTGTCCTTTATCTGTGCATCTGACAGAACTCATAAAGGTTACATATTTTTCCCAAATCATGTTAATTCGTTGCTTACAGCAGGCCAAAAATTTTACCCTTCTGAAACAGTAACAATCTTCACTCACAGTATACCCCTTTAGCCaatatacagggtcacagggtggATGTTGGGTGTTGTCTTTctcaggagatttagggcatgaggcagaatACACCCTAGACAGAGTGTTaatccacacactcacacgctcattcacacactacagcctaatttgggaatgccaattagtctaatctgcatgtttttgttgtgtgcaaagaaaccggagcacctgaataaaacccaccatgcacatgAAGTACATGCCAACAGACCAaatgtgggaatcgaacccggaccctggaggtgcaaggcaacagtgctaatctTATTCTGCgccagttagggttaaataattatataatcaaAGTGTTTATTCAAATCCAAATGGCCGGGCAGTTCATGTGGAATGTGcacatataaaaatgatttaaggtGCATTGGAGTACAGCTTTAATGCTTCATTAGGggtgcattttttattatacataagGCTTGTGATTAAGAAAACCAACACAACCacaagggagattttttttcagaatataTTGTTTGTGCTCTTGTTAAAAACTCATTCCTGTCCATAACTTCGTTGCTACGTTCTAATCAAaggaaagtttttaaaaaacggTTTACAAATAGGGGTCTGTAATTTGGGATTAGGGGACAGTAGTTTGTGttgttaaaataatgaaaatcacAACACATAGACATAATTAAGGCAATAAAAATGCTCCCTCTTTATGCAATGTTTCATAactgaaacattaaaaaaaaaaaaaaaaggataaatattTTCGTACCGTTGGCTGAAAGACAGAAGGGACAGCATGGGAGTGTAGCTGTCCTGGAGACTGGAAGCAGTCTGAGGTGAAATGATCTGAACACAACTGCGCAGACTCCGAGGGGCTCCATCCTGCAGCTTTCTGCATGCTGGAGATCCAGTGCTGGCGCTTCTCTTCTTCCTGAGGGAGCCTGCAGAAGGGAACAGTGCTGTCATGCACACACATCTAAATGATGTGACTATGAGTGAATAGTGTTTCTCGTGTAGGTCTACCTGTGCAGCGTCACACCGGATCTCTGGGTTTTCCCGCAGGCTTCACATGCACTCATCCTGCACCCGCGCTACAAACTCACTGGGATGACGAGACGCGCAGAGACAGAGGGGTTTATAGCGGgaaagttcacacacacacacacacacacactcgctcctgACTGGCCCCCAGGTGTTAATGTGCAGAAAGTGTCCTTAATGGCCCGTTAACCTCCGTGCAGCTGTTTAAACGTCTGAGCTGATTTACATGTAAATGTACTCCACCCTCTTTATTTATGGGTCTCTTTAGAAGGAATGCGCTTATTGAAGAACAGAAATAGTTACAGGTttaagatttacatttacaagtaCCATAGATCACATTACTTTTCTGAATACAAACTTCCGTTAAAAATCATTGGCAACATCTTTACAATACCAATACTATAtgctttttaatattaaatcatgTTCAGCAGGTTTATCCTAACTATCCCTATGCTGcacatttccattttttctgATTAGACACAAAACAATGAGGTGACTTTTCACAATATGAAAATCTGTATACAAGTCCATCACAAGTTGTATTGTTCAGAGAGCTCTAGGTTAATATGTAGCAAATTTAAAGTCTTGAATTAATATGCGGCTGTATTTTATCAGCCAAAACactgtattggtgctgattttttgTTACACATGCAATACAAAACTGTGTACCCACAAGCTGAGACCTGAGGTTCGCGTAA from Clarias gariepinus isolate MV-2021 ecotype Netherlands chromosome 19, CGAR_prim_01v2, whole genome shotgun sequence includes the following:
- the si:dkey-228b2.6 gene encoding THAP domain-containing protein 2; translated protein: MSACEACGKTQRSGVTLHRLPQEEEKRQHWISSMQKAAGWSPSESAQLCSDHFTSDCFQSPGQLHSHAVPSVFQPTEETSDAYPDTSEHRFCERCEKQLHLIKKSYKLKLLSAQLKVKKYEKELSEQSRKMTKLQRKVIVLQTAMKVMSMRKMSSTPK